One genomic region from Amphiprion ocellaris isolate individual 3 ecotype Okinawa chromosome 20, ASM2253959v1, whole genome shotgun sequence encodes:
- the si:ch211-266g18.10 gene encoding titin isoform X16 encodes MAEGAKPASATAAGGSNGAAAPQPGFLRSGALSLLNKLKVSVELLIALAALLSWVVVGVVMFDFVEYKAVPDIQQIITDPVKAVNDAVDEATSLLNKFQECAPDLSDPMSAATYAAEEISAAKDGVVRYFSDEEGTFYLSYIDPVVIGRRAFHSTNDFMCGVVGGCRDTLCTVVDSILDTIQEINKGKIDLSYIDPVVIGRGVFNVTNEFVCGVVGYIQGVLCSILDTILDVVKGVTDISFIDPVVIGRNTFGATNDFVNGIVGYIQSVLCTIIDSILEIVKGTTDISFIDPVVIGRNVFSVTNDFVSGIAGYIQDVLCVILDVILDTLKDIQQAVGFSPMSVLKTTADITKEQISMLVSYFSATLIGEEGIMPEVSLDPMKVVEDAVLEFTDKKDLFVAYMSSMLVGDQGEPAAPPVVNVVTEKDEAVAAPSDINLVRRKGEFLPPFEKVAEILHTAKDEAAPAAELSEDSKTEEEEEEKEEEEEEEEAEVPPEAASEADVQDAEEDEVKHVDLEEKESETPLEEEILDHDSKEEEKEEADKEEEEEIITEEAAEQLEKEEGEEQEEDKKEEEGEEDQGKTEEAVDEEDEEAQAADGVVEDKEEEEEIKTEDVLVEEEEEEVEEEIKTEDYLVEEEEEEVEEEIKTDDVLVEEEEEEEEEEIKTEDDLVEEEEEKEEEEIKTEDDLVEEEEEEEEEEIETEDALVEEEEEEEEETKTIDALVEEEEEEETKTEDALLEDEDEEEEEEAKPEEVLLEDEEKEKEEEETKTEEDLAEDEDEEKEEETKTEDVLLEDEDEEEEEEEDEEDDKTKTDKDLAEDVEKEEPKLEDLAEEEEEEEEEEEEEEEEQEEEEEVKSEEEDERVQQTIKITDDDARDQFEKTDEEDQDLEMDNEDEEEEEGEKLDYVEIKEDDKDAEEEPLVQQLDLKILASEKLHIDQIPESEEETLLPEHDEDEFADIVDDHDENNNNSESRKTEPKRKRKVHVPFEKLRRVGSRAPHKEEHLSKHEKVLKEAKERHAIKEVKDAIVKEEEPVKKALKEEEDAKKLPKEKKQVKKLLKEEKEIKKPSKEKKEVKKPAKEEEEVKKPLKEEKVKKQLKEEKEVKKPPKEHKEVRKHKRLSKKEEEVKERPKEEKEIKKPLRDKKEVKKPPREEKETKKPPKEEKEIKKPPKKEKEEKRPPKAAEVTKEEKKPPKEEKEEKKPIKEAKDKHKPENKEERALKKERDVKKPLKEEKEVKKSPKEEERPSKKEKEVRKLLKEEKEAKKPAKEDKEEEKPLKTEREEKIPSKKQKEVKKPPKEEKEVKKPPKEEKEVKKPQKEEKEPKKPTKDEKEPEKPTKDEKEPKKPTKEEKEIKKPQKEDKEVKKPLKKEKEEKETPKEKREVKKPSKEDKKEKKPIKEETEDEKPHKEAKIPTKDEKEVKKPHKEEKEVKKPPKEEKEGKKPLKDKEIEKLLKQVKEEKESPKDKKGVKQPSEDKKVKKPIKDEKEEKKPLEEKREMKKPSKEDKEEKKPLKEKKEVKKPSEEEKKPLKEKKEVKKPSEEEKKPLKEKKEVKKPSEEEKKPLKEKKEVKKPSEEEKKPLKEKKEVKKPSEEEKKPLKEKKEVKKPSEEEKKPLKEREVKTPPKEDKKEKEEKKPIKEAKKEAESKKEKISKDGKEPIKPSKQEKEIKTTTKEDKEPTKKRVTKTEAKPKKSAKRIKVVKKEVASVLKKEHLNVTKAAEEPKKSAKVLKFAKKQIAPALKKEHKNVTKAAEVPEVPKVTAKPEVTKKVAAPKEAKKEPKQKIKRKPVKPDIDAVKEKEKAAPKKKEAEVSELKPKPGQKDAAVTKEKAKRAPPKKEVPKKKAKAAPAKKEAAAPKEKVKPVILTKEQEGAPKNATLAKERVKIVPMKKVVKAPKKEVKAVSAKTKSAKIKTKPTPVVKEAEAPHKNVSLTKEKVKVVPLKKVPVTPKEKVKAAPTKKEAEVLKEKKAEPVTPKKAAKPTPAKKKKVPETPKEKVKPALTKKEAELLKEKKPEPVTPKKEAEVLKEKKAEPVTPKKEAEVLKEKVAEPVTPKKAPVSKAKPTPAKKKKEPAKIKTKPAPVVKEAEAPHKNVSLTKEKVKVVPLKKVPVTPKEKVKPPPTKKEAEVLKERKAEPVTPKKEAEVLKEKKAEPVTPKKAPVSKAKPAPAKKKKEAKVLKEKKPEPVTPKKASVAKTKPAPVVKEAEAPHKNVSLSKERVKVVPLKKVPVTPKEKVKPAPTKKEAEVLKEKKAEPVTPKKAPVSKAKPAPAKKKKVPVTPKEKVEPAPTKKDAEVLKEKKAEPVIPKKAPVSKAKPAPAKKKKEVEAPKEKVKPVILTKEQEGAPKNATLAKERVKIVPMKKEVKVPKEKVKVSAKTKPAKIKTKPTPVVKEAEAPHKNISLTKEKVKVVPLKKVPVTLKEKVKPAPVKKEAEVLKEKKAEPVTPKKVPVTPKEKVKPAPTKKEAEIVKEKKAEPVTPKKAPVTKAKPAKKKKEVETPKEKAKPVILTKEQEGAPKNATLAKERVKIVPMKKVVKAPKEKVKVSAKIKPAKIKTKPAPVLKEAEVPQKNISLTKEKAKVVPLKKVPVTPKEKVKPAPTTKEAEVLKEKKAEPVTPKKAPVAKAKPAPAKKKKEVEAPKEKAKPAAVKKEAKPALAKKVEVAKEKPKPAQEKKAPSKKEAEIKKEKLKSLLKKEPKVTKEKVKPAVKKDILRKKIKPVHVKKEVEAPKEKDKPAAVKKVEKKAEKEEKAKEDRVLKEIQESAKKEKAATKKAAKEEKVKEPSVSDSLLMEDELPYFQCFFVDEDEAQFPFYAFSPLQI; translated from the exons ggGCCAAACCTGCCTCTGCTACTGCAGCCGGTGGCTCCAATGGAGCAGCAGCACCACAGCCGGGCTTCCTCAGATCCGGAGCTCTGAGTCTCCTCAATAAGCTGAAGGTGTCCGTGGAGCTGCTGATCGCCCTGGCTGCTCTGCTCTCCTGGGTGGTCGTGGGTGTGGTGATGTTTGACTTTGTGGAGTACAAAGCAGTCCCTG ACATTCAGCAAATCATTACGGACCCTGTTAAAGCTGTAAACGATGCTGTGGATGAAGCCACCAGCCTGCTCAATAAGTTTCAAG AATGTGCACCTGATTTAAGTGACCCCATGTCTGCTGCCACTTATGCAGCTGAGGAAATATCAGCAGCAAAAGATGGAGTTGTTCGATACTTTTCAGATGAGGAAG GGACCTTCTACCTCAGCTACATCGACCCTGTTGTCATTGGTAGACGAGCTTTCCATTCAACTAATGACTTCATGTGTGGAGTGGTGGGCGGCTGCAGGGACACACTATGTACTGTTGTGGACTCTATATTAGATACCATACAGGAGATAAATAAAG GAAAAATTGATCTTAGCTACATAGACCCTGTGGTAATAGGCAGAGGTGTCTTCAATGTTACTAATGAGTTCGTGTGTGGAGTGGTGGGCTACATCCAGGGTGTGCTCTGTTCGATACTGGACACTATACTGGATGTAGTGAAAG gagtCACTGACATTAGCTTCATAGACCCAGTAGTAATCGGCAGGAATACCTTCGGCGCTACTAATGACTTTGTGAATGGAATAGTGGGCTACATCCAGAGCGTACTCTGTACCATCATAGACAGTATCCTGGAAATAGTTAAAG gaACAACTGACATTAGCTTCATTGACCCTGTGGTTATTGGCAGGAATGTCTTCAGTGTTACTAATGACTTTGTGAGTGGAATAGCAGGATACATCCAGGATGTGCTCTGTGTAATCTTGGATGTGATACTGGACACATTAAAAG ATATTCAGCAGGCAGTGGGATTCAGTCCCATGTCGGTTCTGAAGACAACTGCGGACATCACCAAAGAACAGATCAGCATGCTTGTGAGCTACTTCTCAGCAACACTGATTGGTGAAGAAG gaaTCATGCCTGAAGTGTCCCTCGACCCCATGAAGGTTGTTGAGGATGCAGTGCTGGAGTTCACAGACAAGAAAGATTTGTTTGTGGCTTATATGTCAAGCATGTTGGTTGGTGATCAAG gTGAACCTGCCGCCCCTCCAGTTGTAAATGTAGTAACTGAAAAAG ATGAAGCTGTCGCTGCCCCATCTGACATCAATTTGGTGAGAAGGAAAG GTGAATTTCTGCCTCCATTTGAAAAAG TTGCAGAGATCTTACACACTGCCAAAGATGAAGCTGCTCCTGCTGCAGAGTTAAGTGAAGACTCaaagacggaggaggaggaggaggagaaggaggaggaggaggaggaggaggaggctgaagTGCCACCTGAAGCCGCTAGTGAAGCAGATGTGCAGGATGCAGAGGAAGATGAGG TGAAACATGTCGACCTTGAAGAAAAAGAATCTGAAACTCCTCTGGAGGAGGAAATCCTTGATCATGACagcaaggaggaggagaaggaagaggctgataaagaggaagaagaggagattATAACAGAGGAAGCTGCAGAGCAGTTGGAGAAAGAGGAAGgcgaggaacaggaggaggacaaaaaagaagaggagggtgAAGAAGATCAAGGAAAGACAGAGGAGGCTGTGgatgaagaagatgaggagGCACAAGCAGCAGACGGGGTGGTAGaagacaaagaggaggaggaggagatcaaaactgaagatgttttggtagaagaagaggaggaggaagtggaggaggagatcAAAACTGAAGATTATTTggtagaagaagaggaggaggaagtggaggaggagatcaaaactgatgatgttttggtagaagaagaggaggaggaagaggaggaggagatcaaAACTGAAGATGATTTggtagaagaagaggaggagaaagaggaggaggagatcaaAACTGAAGATGATTTggtagaagaagaggaggaggaagaggaggaggagatcgaAACTGAAGATGCTTTggtagaagaagaggaggaggaagaggaggagaccaAAACAATAGATGCTTtggtagaagaggaggaggaggaggagaccaaaacagaagaTGCTTTGctagaagatgaagatgaggaggaggaggaggaggccaaaCCTGAAGAAGTTTTGTTAGAagatgaggagaaggagaaagaggaggaggagaccaaaacagaagaagacttggcagaagatgaagatgaggagaaggaggaggagaccaAAACTGAAGATGTTTTGTTAGAAGacgaagatgaggaggaggaggaggaggaggatgaggaagatgaTAAGACCAAAACTGACAAAGACTTGGCAGAAGATGTGGAGAAGGAGGAACCAAAACTTGAAGACCtagcagaagaagaggaggaggaggaggaggaagaggaggaggaggaggaagagcaagaggaggaggaggaggttaaGTCAGAAGAAGAGGATGAAAGAGTCCAacaaaccatcaaaattacTGACGATGATGCCAGAGATCAGTTCGAGAAAACTGATGAAGAAGATCAGGATCTAGAAATGGACaatgaggatgaagaggaggaggaaggagaaaaactGGACTATGTAGAGATCAAGGAGGATGATAAAGATGCAGAAGAAGAACCATTAGTCCAACAGCTTGATCTTAAAATTCTGGCATCAGAAAAGCTCCATATTGATCAGATACCTGAATCTGAAGAAGAAACTTTACTACCTGAACATGATGAAGACGAATTCGCTGACATTGTTGATGATCAcgatgaaaacaacaacaacagtgagAGCAGAAAGACTGAGCCTAAACGTAAGAGGAAGGTTCATGTTCCCTTTGAGAAGCTCAGACGAGTCGGATCCAGAGCGCCTCACAAAGAAGAACATCTCAGCAAACATGAGAAAG TTCTCAAAGAGGCAAAGGAAAGACATGCAATTAAAGAAGTTAAAGATGCCATTGTTAAAG AAGAGGAGCCAGTGAAGAAGGCTCtcaaagaagaggaagatgcGAAGAAGCTGcccaaagaaaagaaacaagtaAAGAAACTCCtcaaagaagagaaagaaataaagaaaccctctaaagaaaagaaagaggtgAAGAAACCAGccaaagaagaggaggaagtcaAGAAACCTCTCAAAGAAGAGAAGGTGAAGAAACAactcaaagaagaaaaagaagtcaAGAAACCACCTAAAGAGCACAAAGAAGTAAGGAAACATAAGAGACTTTctaaaaaagaggaagaagtgaAAGAACGAcccaaagaagaaaaagaaatcaagaaaCCTCTTAGAGACAAGAAAGAAGTGAAGAAGCCACctagagaagagaaagaaaccaAGAAACCTCctaaagaggagaaagaaattAAGAAACCTCCcaaaaaggagaaagaggagaagagacCTCCTAAAGCTGCAGAAGTGacgaaagaagagaagaaacctcctaaagaagagaaagaggagaagaaaccTATTAAAGAAGCTAAAGATAAAcataaacctgaaaataaagaGGAGAGGGCCCTTAAAAAGGAGAGGGATGTGAAGAAACCTCttaaagaagagaaagaggtAAAGAAATCTCccaaagaagaggagagaccatctaagaaggagaaagaagttAGGAAACTTCtcaaggaggaaaaagaagccAAGAAACCAGCCAAAGaagacaaggaggaggagaaacctctcaaaacagagagagaagagaagataccttctaaaaaacagaaagaagtgaAGAAACCACccaaagaagagaaagaagtcaAGAAACCACccaaagaagagaaagaagtcaAGAAACCtcaaaaagaagagaaagaaccCAAGAAACCTACCAAAGATGAGAAAGAACCCGAGAAACCTACCAAAGACGAAAAAGAACCCAAGAAACCTAccaaagaagagaaagaaatcaAGAAACCTCAAAAGGAAGATAAAGAAGTTAAGAAACctctgaaaaaagagaaagaagaaaaggaaactcccaaagaaaagagagaagtgAAGAAACCTtccaaagaagacaaaaaggagaagaaacctatcaaagaagagacagaagatGAGAAACCTCACAAAGAAGCCAAGATACCTACCAAAGATGAGAAAGAAGTAAAGAAACCTCacaaggaagagaaagaagttAAGAAACCTcccaaagaagaaaaagaaggaaagaaacctCTCAAAGATAAGGAAATTGAGAAACTCCTCAAACAAGTCAAAGAAGAAAAGGAATCTCCCAAAGACAAGAAAGGAGTGAAGCAACCTTCAGAagacaaaaaagtcaagaaacCTATCAAAGatgagaaagaagagaagaaacctcttgaagaaaagagagaaatgaaGAAACCTTCCAAAGAGgacaaagaggaaaagaaaccccttaaagaaaagaaggaagtaAAGAAAccttctgaagaagaaaagaaaccccttaaagaaaagaaggaagtgAAGAAGccttctgaagaagaaaagaaaccccttaaagaaaagaaggaagtgAAGAAAccttctgaagaagaaaagaaaccccttaaagaaaagaaggaagtgAAGAAGccttctgaagaagaaaagaaaccccttaaagaaaagaaggaagtgAAGAAAccttctgaagaagaaaagaaaccccttaaagaaaagaaggaagtgAAGAAACCTtctgaagaagagaagaaaccCCTTAAAGAAAGGGAGGTGAAGACACCTCCCAAAGAagataaaaaagagaaagaggagaagaaaccTATTAAAGAAGCCAAAAAAGAGGCAgaatcaaagaaagaaaagatttcAAAAGATGGAAAGGAACCAATAAAGCCTTCTAAACAAGAGAAAGAAATCAAGACAACTaccaaagaagacaaagaacCAACGAAGAAGAGAGTCACCAAGACAG AAGCTAAACCCAAAAAGTCTGCAAAGAGAATTAAAGTAGTCAAGAAGGAAGTTGCATCTGTCCTCAAGAAGGAGCATCTTAATGTTACCAAAGCAG CTGAAGAACCCAAGAAGTCTGCAAAGGTGCTTAAATTTGCTAAAAAGCAAATAGCTCCTGCCCTGAAAAAGGAACATAAGAATGTTACTAAAGCAG CAGAGGTTCCTGAAGTCCCAAAGGTGACAGCCAAACCAGAAGTGACAAAGAAAG TGGCAGCTCCCAAGGAGGCCAAGAAGGAACCAAAGCAAAAAATCAAACGTAAACCTGTAAAACCag ATATCGATGCAgtgaaggaaaaggaaaaagcagCCCCTAAAAAGAAAG aaGCTGAAGTTTCTGAACTAAAGCCCAAACCTGGTCAGAAAG atgCTGCAGTTACTAAAGAAAAAGCCAAGCGAGCTCCACCAAAGAAGG AAGTTccaaagaaaaaggccaaagCAGCTCCAGCAAAGAAAG AGGCTGCTGCTCCTAAAGAAAAGGTCAAACCAGTCATCTTGACCAAAG AACAAGAAGGTGCTCCCAAAAATGCCACTCTGGCCAAAGAGAGGGTCAAAATAGTGCCTATGAAGAAAG TGGTCAAGGcaccaaaaaaagaagtcaaagcTGTCTCTGCAAAGACAA aatctgcaaaaatcaagacaaaaccAACACCGGTAGTTAAAG agGCAGAAGCACCACACAAAAATGTGTCTCTAACAAAGGAGAAGGTGAAGGTGGTGCCACTGAAGAAAG TGCCTGTAACTCCGAAAGAAAAAGTCAAAGCAGCACCAACAAAAAAAG AAGCTGAAGTTCTCAAGGAGAAGAAGGCTGAGCCAGTGACTCCAAAGAAAG CGGCAAAACCAACACCTGCTAAAAAGAAGAAAG TGCCTGAAActccaaaagaaaaagtcaaaccAGCATTAACAAAAAAAG AAGCTGAACTTCTCAAGGAGAAGAAGCCTGAGCCAGTGACTCCCAAGAAAG AAGCTGAAGTTCTCAAGGAGAAGAAGGCTGAGCCAGTGACTCCCAAGAAAG AAGCTGAAGTTCTCAAGGAGAAGGTGGCTGAGCCAGTGACTCCCAAGAAAG CACCTGTTTCCAAGGCAAAACCAACACCTGCTAAAAAGAAGAAAG AACCTgcaaaaatcaagacaaaaccAGCACCAGTTGTTAAAG AGGCAGAAGCACCACACAAAAATGTGTCTCTAACCAAGGAGAAGGTGAAGGTGGTGCCACTAAAGAAAG TGCCTGTAActccaaaagaaaaagtcaaaccACCACCAACGAAAAAAG AAGCTGAAGTTCTCAAGGAGAGGAAGGCTGAGCCAGTGACTCCCAAGAAAG AAGCTGAAGTTCTCAAGGAGAAGAAGGCTGAGCCAGTGACTCCCAAGAAAg CGCCTGTTTCTAAGGCAAAACCAGCACCTGCTAAAAAGAAGAAAG aaGCCAAAGTTCTTAAGGAGAAGAAGCCTGAGCCAGTGACTCCCAAGAAAG CATCTGTTGCTAAGACAAAACCAGCACCAGTTGTTAAAG aggCAGAAGCACCACACAAAAATGTGTCTCTAAGCAAGGAAAGGGTGAAGGTGGTGCCACTGAAGAAAG tgcCTGTAACTCCGAAAGAAAAAGTCAAACCAGCACCAACAAAGAAAG AAGCTGAAGTTCTCAAGGAGAAGAAGGCTGAGCCAGTGACTCCAAAGAAAG caCCTGTTTCTAAGGCAAAACCAGCACCTGCTAAAAAGAAGAAAG tGCCTGTGActccaaaagaaaaagttgaaCCAGCACCAACAAAAAAAG ATGCTGAAGTTCTCAAGGAGAAGAAGGCTGAGCCAGTGATTCCCAAGAAAG CACCTGTTTCTAAGGCAAAACCAGCACCTGCTAAAAAGAAGAAAG AAGTGGAGGCTCCTAAGGAAAAGGTCAAACCAGTCATCTTGACCAAAG AACAAGAAGGTGCTCCCAAAAATGCCACTCTGGCCAAAGAGAGGGTCAAAATAGTGCCTATGAAGAAAG aggtCAAGGTGCCAAAAGAGAAGGTCAAAGTCTCTGCAAAGACAA aACCTgcaaaaatcaagacaaaaccAACACCAGTAGTAAAAG aGGCAGAAGCACCACACAAAAATATCTCTCTAACCAAGGAGAAGGTGAAGGTGGTGCCACTGAAGAAAG tGCCTGTAACTCTGAAAGAAAAAGTCAAACCAGCACCAGTGAAAAAAG AAGCTGAAGTTCTCAAGGAGAAGAAGGCTGAGCCAGTGACTCCCAAGAAAG TGCCTGTAACTCcgaaagaaaaagtgaaaccaGCACCAACTAAAAAAG AAGCTGAAATTGTCAAGGAAAAGAAGGCTGAGCCAGTGACTCCCAAGAAAG CACCTGTTACAAAGGCAAAACctgctaaaaagaaaaaag aagtgGAGACTCCAAAAGAAAAGGCCAAACCAGTCATCTTGACCAAAG AACAAGAAGGTGCTCCCAAAAATGCCACTCTGGCCAAAGAAAGGGTCAAAATAGTGCCTATGAAGAAAG tgGTCAAAGCACCAAAAGAGAAAGTCAAAGTCTCTGCTAAGATAA AACCTgcaaaaatcaagacaaaaccAGCACCAGTGCTTAAAG AGGCAGAAGTACCACAGAAAAATATCTCTCTAACAAAGGAGAAGGCCAAAGTGGTGCCACTGAAGAAAG tGCCTGTAActccaaaagaaaaagtgaaaccaGCACCAACAACAAAAG AAGCTGAAGTTCTCAAGGAGAAGAAGGCTGAGCCAGTGACTCCCAAGAAAG CACCTGTTGCTAAGGCAAAACCAGCACCTGCTAAAAAGAAGAAAG AAGTGGAGGCTCCTAAAGAAAAGGCCAAACCTGCTGCAGTAAAGAAAG AGGCCAAGCCAGCCCTGGCCAAAAAAG TAGAGGTTGCAAAGGAGAAACCTAAACCAGCTCAAGAAAAGAAAg CTCCTTCtaaaaaagaagctgaaataaagaaggaaaagctcaaatCCCTCCTAAAGAAAG AGCCCAaagtaacaaaagaaaaagtcaaaccAGCTGttaaaaaag ACATTTTGAGGAAAAAGATCAAACCTGTCCACGTGAAGAAAG AAGTGGAGGCTCCTAAAGAAAAGGACAAACCTGCAGCAGTAAAGAAAG ttgagaagaaggcagaaaaggaggagaaagctAAAG AGGATCGAGTTCTTAAAGAGATACAGGAGTCTGCAAAGAAAG AAAAAGCTGCGACGAAGAAAGCTGCCAAGGAGGAGAAAGTTAAAG AGCCTTCTGTATCAGACAGCCTTCTCATGGAGG